The window ATGATTTGATTATTGGCGCCCCTGGTGCAAACCCTAATGGCAACAATCGGGCGGGTGAGACCTATGTAATTTTTGGCAGCAGCACTGTCGGCAGCAGCGGAAATCTGGATCTGGCGGCTCTGGACGGCAGCAACGGCTTTGTTTTGCGCGGCATCGCAGCCTTCGACGCGTTGGGCCAATCCGTGAGCGGGGCGGGAGACATTAATGGGGATGGCATGGATGATCTCATCATTGGGGCCACCATTGGTGACTCTATTGGTGAGAGCACTGGCGAAGGGAAAAGTTATGCCGTGTTTGGTAGCAGCGATATCGGCAGCGGCGGCAGCCTGGATTTGACAACGCTGGATGGCAGCAACGGCTTTGTGCTCAATGGTGTGAACGCCAATGACTTTTCTGGCTACTCAGTCAGTGGAACAGGGGACATCAATGGCGATGGGGTGGATGATTTTATTATTGGCGCTACCAATGCAGGCTCTGGCCCTATCGATGATCCGGGTAACGACGAGAGTCGGCCTGGCGCCAGCTATGTGGTGTTTGGCATCAATCAAGCCAATGATGCCCCGATCGCAGCTGACGATACCTTCACCACCCATGAAGGTGTTGCAGCAACGATTGATGTTTTGGGCAATGATACCGATGTTGACAATGACAGCCTGAGCATCGACGGGGTTGTCCAGCCCACCCATGGCAGCGTCCGTCTGAATGAAGACAATACCTTAACGTATACTCCCAACTCCGGCTTCACTGGCACGGATAGTTTCACCTACACCGTTACCGATGGCAATGAAGGCACAGACACTGCGACAGTTTTGATTGAGGTTCTGGCGGTTATTGAACCGGCACCCGTTCTGTTTGACTATGAACAGTTTCTGCGCAGCCAACAACCAATAGCCACGGTCCCCATAGAAACTATGGATGGGTTGCCACTCGCCCAGTTGTTTGATGAACAATACTATCTCAACCAAAACTCCGATGTAGCGGCAGCGGTCAGTACTGGAGGGTTGAGTTCAGGGTATCAGCACTTTGTACAGTTCGGTCTAGCAGAAGGTCGTAACCCGAGCGTGCTATATGATGAAGCCTTTTATCTAGCCAATAACGCTGACATTGCAGCGGCGGTGGCAGCGGACTTCATTGACAGTGGCCTAACGCATTTCCTTCTGTTTGGCCATGAAGAGGCACGTGACCCCAGCAGCCTATTCAACTCGGAAGACTACTTGACGAATAATCCGGATGTTGTGGCCGCGGTGGAGGACGGTCTCTTGCAGAGTGCTTTTGAGCACTATATTGTCTTTGGCGCTGACGAGAATCGTCTCCCTGCCCTATCTCTCTACAATGAAGCCTTCTATCTGGAAAACAACCCGGATGCAGAGGCCGCCATTGCAGAGGGCACGGTTGCCGATGGGTTAGCGCATTTTATCCGCATCGGTCAGCAAGCAGGGCTAGCACCGAGTACGCTATACAACGAGGCCAGCTATCGTAGCCTGCATCCTGATGTGGATGCAGCGGTAGCAACCGGCCTGTTTGCCAGTGGCTTTGAGCACTATGCAACCTTTGGCCGTTTTGAAGGCCGCACCGTCAGTTAGGGCATCGCTATAGTCACCCAAGGCGGTCAGTGATCCAGCAATTGCTGCCATTCTTGCAGGATGCTGGGGGCAACAACTAACTGAATCGGCTCGCCGTCCTGCACGGGCATTTGTATCTCTAGGGGAATCTCCGGCTGCAGGTCTTTGAGCACTGTTTTCAAGTCGTATTGGCCGATATGGGGCTCAGGGGCCGTCTCATCGGTGAAGAGTTTGGCAGACGCATCAGGGGCGGTGAAGGTTCTGCCCAGAGAATCTAGCAGTTTCAGGGGTTGATCGCGATCAATGACGGCAGCACCTGGGAAGCCCACTAAGCGCAGCGAGAGGATCTCAGCCCCCTCTCGTGGCTGGCGTTTGAAGGCGATCGCCTGCCAGCGGTTGCCCTGCTGATCTTGCAGGGCAGCGCGGGTTTGATAAAGGATTTGACCGGGGGCTTCTTCTAACTGGCGAATGGTTGCCTGAGCCGGAAAGGGAAACAGCAGTACCAGCACGGTGATGAGGCTAAACAATAGGGCGATCGCCCGTAGTCGTTTCATGGGTTTTGACCCGGTTGATTGCATCCGCATCGATATCGATTGACCCTCACTGCGACTCAATCGCGGTTTGCACCACTTGCTTAACCTCATCGGGAATAAACACGGCATATAGGCCCCGCAAATCTCCCACGTTGAAGTTAAAGGCTTTGTCGTCAGGGTAATTGGCTTTTACAAAATCAGGGCGATCGGCCTTAGCCCCATGGCAGGCAAGGCAACTCGCCTCCACGTTGATGCGGCGGTAATAGCGCACCCCTGATTGCCCCTCAAGGGTTTCTTGATTCCAAAAGCCCTGCAGTTCTGGATCATGCTCGAACTTAGTCAGGGCCATGCGCGCAAAGCGCGTATCTGGCCCATGATCTGGATTGCGATACCGGCTGGCAATTTGCTTGACCTGCCACCCGTTTTCTTGGCTCAACCGTTTGGCTCCCATCCCGACCGGCTTACAAACCTGCTTGAACGTTTCACCCGTGGGCATTTCGTCTCGCCCCTCCAGGGTGGAAGCCAGCTCCGATCGCAAAGCATCCAGATTTTCGATTTCCTCTACGGCTTTGCCGAGTTCAACCGGGAGGGGTTGGGCGATCGCCTCAGGCAGGCAACCTAACCATAGGCCCATAAACAGCCCCAGGGCACAGCCCCATAAAATGAACCGTTGAAACATGGATTCTCCTCATGTCGCTAAAGGCAGAAATCAGAAGGCAGAAGGCAAAACCTGGCTGCATCAGGATTCCAGGAAATCCGACTGTCTTAATCAGCACTTCAGGTGCACTCGTTGCAAGGGTGGTCAGCAGAGACACGACCTATCACGCCTCCCCTGACCCGTTCACGTTAGCGAGAGACCACCGCCGTTTTCTCGGATGTCTGCACAGCCGTACTGGGGACGGTGGGTTTGACCAAAGACAGGCCCAACAGCAGCTTTAGCCCCAGCCGCTCAAACCAGGGCACGGCCAGGCCCAGGCGCATCTTGGCCATGTAGTAAATTTCAAACGCCTGCTTTACTAGGGGCACCCACGGCCCTCGCAGGGTAAATGAATGATCGGGCCGCCCCGTTGCCGGGTTGGGTAGCACCGGGTTAGCCATAAAGACGATGCCATCGCGGCCAAACTCGGCAAAACACACTGCCCCCAGGGTGGCTTTTATCGGGGCTGACTTCAGCAGCCCTAAGTCGCGGGCAATGTTGTGGGCCACTGCCATCCCCATGCCCTCTGTCATCTCGCCACTCTTGGGCAAGCCCATGGGAACCAGGGTGCTATCTGGCTGGGCCAGTTGGGTTGCCACCCCTAACGAATAAATATTGGGAAAGTCTGGATGCTGCTGGGTCGGCAACATGGGGACAAACCCTTTAGCATCCGTTAACCCTGGAGCCTCCCGCAGGAATTTAGCCCCGTAGAAGGCAGGCAAAATCATGGAAAATTTAAACGGAAGCTGCTGCCCATTCGCCAAAATCATCGTTTCAGGCTCTATCCGAGTGATTTGAGCATTTTCGATGAAGGCGATATTTTTCTCTTTGAGCAACTGCAGAATGATCTTGTCAGCATTCTTAACCCCCCGCACCCCTAAATGCCCCACATAGGGTTCAGGGGTAACGATGGTCAGGGGTACCTGATCTCGCAGCTGACGCTGGCGTAACTCATGATCCACCGTGAGCATGAATTCATACAGCGGCCCATAGCACCCAGCGCCAGGGGCAGCCCCCACAATAACCGGCCCTGGATTCTCTAAAAACGCTTTCCAGGCTTCGCTGGCCAGTTCAACATGGTGCGGATTACACACAGAATGGGTATAGCCAGTTTCTGGCCCCAGCCCAGGGATAGCGTCGGTGGCCAGTTGAGGGCCGGTGGCAATCACCAAATAATCGTAGTGGAGGGTGCGATCGCCCGCTGTAATTTGCTGTTTGTGCGGGTCTAGCCCGGTGGCTTTACCGTTTACAAACTCAATGCCTTTGGGGGGCACAATGCGATCGAGCTCTAGCTGCACATCGGCCATTTTTTTATGGCCAAACATGACTGAAATCAGCCCTGGCGTAAATGTAAATTGGTCTTTGTCTGAAATTAGGGTGATCTGATGATCTTGGTGGGGCAACAAATGCCTCAGCTCATAGGCCGTGGGTAATCCTCCCAGGCCAGCTCCCACAACAACAACCTGAGCCATACACTTACTCTCCTTACCATAAGCAATCGTTTCTATGCCTTAGCTAGCAAGGCATCTCCCTTTGCGTTGAGGAACCGGGCTGCCCGCAAGGCACAGCCGTGTTGCCCAACCTAATTTCTAGATCGCGGGGGTTACAAAGGGTCTCTGCTTTGCTGGCAGCATCCTCACAACCAGCTTCAGATAGGGTCTGTCAGCCCCAGACGCGCCCTATCCCTCTGTATAAAGAAAATTCCACTCTATAGCTATCTAGCTATATATTCATAATAGGACGCGATCGCGATTTGTCAACTAATGCTTGTACCGAGTTTTTGTGATGGGTTTGCGGGTGGGTTTAGAGCGGTGGTGAGAAGCGTAGCTGGAGCGTCGCTTCTTGGTGAACAGAGCGATCAAGCCAGAAAGAAACGCTCTGTGCTAGGTAGGCGTTCTTTCAGGCTAATCGTTGTGGATTGCTAGCGGGATGATTGATATGGCAGGGGGAATTTGCCTACACATGATCACTCTCGCTGAGTGAAGCGCGTTAATAACGTTTCACTGCTGACGAGCGCCATGTCAAGTCCGATTTCGAAGCCAAGTCGGAGAGGTAACTTTTCGGCTGAGACTACCCCAGCTTCGGTTATGTCGCTCAATATCTTATTTCTTGTGAGTCGTCCTTTTTCGCTTCTTCCGTTCATGTTTCTCAGGTTGTCGTTCCTCTTGTGCCTGTTTTTTCAACAGTTCTTTCTTATTTTCCCAATGCTCATCTATTCTGGAAAATTTGTTGGGGCTTCTTAATCTTTGATGTGACGACCCTTTATGCTGTTTCCAATGCTCATCTATTCTGGAAAATTTGTTGGGGCTTCTTAATCTTTGATGTGACGACCCTTTATGCTGTTTCCAATGCTCATCTATTCTGGAAAATTTGTTCGGCCCACCTTTTATTTCTAGACGTGGTGGGTATGGTGAGATGTTTTCTGATTTCCAGCCTTCGGGGAGTGGTTGATAGAATGAGCTAGACGTACCTTCAGGTTTTGGCTTTTTCCGTTCATGTTTCTCAGGTTGTCGTTCCTCTTGTGCCTGTTTTTTCAACAGTTCTTTCTTATTTTCCCAATGCTCATCTATTCTGGAAAATTTGTTCGGCCCACCTTTTATTTTTAGACGTGGTGGGTATGGTGAGATGTTTTCTGATTTCCAGCCTTCGGGGAGTGGTTGATAGAATGAGCTAGACGTACCTTCGGGTTTTGGCTTTTTCCGTTCACGTTCCTCAGGTTGTGGTGCCTGTCGTGTCTGGTTAGAAAATGACCTTTTCCTGCTATTTTGGTTATTCTGTCTAGAGGACAGCCACTGAAATTGTTGACTGCCAGAAGCTATATTTTGACCTGGATAGTTGAGGGATTGTTTAGGTGTAGGAACAGACGGAGGAGAGTTTCCAAAAGATATGCCTGTCCCACTCAAAGCAGCTAGTTGCTCTTCGTTCTGTGGCTGTTGGATATTTGGGTACGATGTGCCAGAATTTTGCGATTTCTCCTCGACCATTGAATCTCGACTTAGCGAGTCAGAGCCGCCGATCAGATTTAGCTGTTCTTGTTGTTCACTGTCTGATCTATTTTCCTTATCCTGCTGCTTTTCAGGGCTAGTTGCACCAGATATTGGCATCGGAATTTCCTGAGGAAATGCCTGATTTTTGTCATCCAACATATCCCAGCCCTTCCATCTACTATCAAGCAGATATTGCCATAAATTTTTCCCCTGCTTAATGTTTTGCAAATCAGGATTCCGTTTTCTAGACCATTTGTCACTCCACCCCTGTCTTTCGTTAGATCGGACATCTAGTTTATAATTTTTAATATTTTTATTTTCCACTGATTCAGCATCTGAAGCTAGGGAAAAAGCCTTTAAATAATCTCTCATTGTTCTTTCACTTAGTTTTTCTCCGCGTATATGTTTTTCTCTAATTTTTCTTTCTAAATTATTCTTCGTAAAGTTCGCAATATTTTGCTGAAGCCAATTTTTCCAATAGGAAGTTCTTTCATCAAGCTCATTGCCTTTTACAGTTGAACAAAAATATTCTTTTTCATGCTTATTAGTCTTATATACACCTTTTTCTTGTCTTGCCAACCAGTTCGATATTCTATTCCACTCTCCTTCAATTGCTGACTTTCCTGTCGTCTTTTTTGGTTCATTAGGAAACTCTTTATTCTCTATTTCGGCTAGTTTCCAGTACCTAATGACCAATCGTTTGGGTTTATTTTTACTATACGCTTCCACACCGCTTTGATCGGTAATCTTTGCTGCTTTTATCCGAATCCAGAGAGTTGGATACTCTTCCAAAAGCGTGTTTAGCTTGTCATAACAGCCTTTGCAAGGTGCTCGATTTATGCGGATAGATAGGAGCTTTGGACCTTTCTCCTCATCATACACTTTGCTGTTGTTCACAACAGTTCGAACAGCAATCGCTATCTTTTCTTCAGCATGACCTTCACCCTGTTCATCGTATCTTCCTAGATAAACACCATCGAGCGTCACCTCAGCTGTAGTCGAATCGCCTGTCGCCGTGTCTGTTGGATTATATTTTTTAAAGGTGCCTAATAAGCCTCCTTTCCTTTGAATTATTGGAGACGTTTGTTCCATTCTGAACGAACTTTTTATCAGGTGTCCTGAGCTTTCTTTCTCCTGGCCCGGGTTTTCTGGTTTCATGGTCTGCTGTGGCACACCCACATAAGAATGTGTGCTCTTACCAATTACATTGTTTTGCCATGCAGCTTGGATATCCTGTTTGTTGGTGCCATCGATCGCCCGCTTGAGCTGAATTTGAGGTAGTGGGGTTAGAGATGGGTTCGCAAATGAAGCTGCCGTTAGCCTTGCTCCCAACTTCGCCAAGTTCTGCTGCTGAGCTTCAGTTTCTGCCAGCCCTTCTTTAGGGGCTGCATCCTCCGTCTGTGGCTGCACCAAAAACGGACGCGAGGCCAGGGGGTTGGCGGGCTTAACCGTTGGCGTACTTTGTGATTTTTTCGACTTTGATTCGTGGGTTTTCATCCCGCATCTCTCACAAGAATTAGCAATGATTGGATAGATAACATTACGGTTTAAGACTCGACTTATAGCGGTTTGCATTCGGATAAAGCACGCCCTAGACCCCAAACCCTAGACCCCTTAGTGGTGCAGAAAAGTCCTGAAAGCCCTGAAAATTAGTGAGTCTCAGATGAGACAAGATTGGTGAAGTGAGCGCTCCATGAGATGCTCAAGTTCCCCAACTTACCAGCATCTACATGGAGACTCCTTTACTGTATCGTCAATTGCACGACCAACTGGGTCAGTGGGCCAGCCCCCAAGATCGCCGCCATCTGCAAGGCGTTGCCGAGGCGGTCGCCGCCATCCTGCAATCGCAAAGTGCCGTTTTGGGAAAATGGATTCCCTATCTATCGCATCGTGGGTGTAGTGCGCGGGCTCATCTAGAGCGTCTGGCTTACTTGCTACACAACGACTCTATCAGTGCTGAACGCTTCTATGTTCCGCTTCTGCAAGCGATGCTGGAAGGCTTTGAGGAGACAACGGTCACCCTGGTCTTGGATACCAGCATGCTGTGGGATCAATTCTGCCTCATTGAAGTGTGCCTGGCCTGGGGCGGTCGCTCTTTGACCCTGGCTCAAGTTGTTTTAGAGCACGGCAGCGCCACCGTTGGCTTTGCGGATTACCGGGAAGTTTTAGAAACCGCCAAGGCGGTCCTACCTGCGGGCTGTCAGGTCATGTTTCTAGCAGACCGGGGGTTCCAGCATCGCGAGTTGTTGCGCTGGCTCCAGCAGCAGGGATGGCATTGGGCACTGCGCGTGAAATCTGATTTACAGGTCACTTTAGTCTCGGGCAACACTCGGACTGTCGCGCAACTACTCCCACCCGTACAGCAGGCCTACCTCTTCGAGGCAATCACCGTTGGCGATGAGTTGACGGCGCATCTCGCCACGGCGCATGTCCCCATCGCGGGGGAGGCTTGGGCCGTCTTGTCCAACCAGTCCCCGTCTCTGCAAACCTTTGCGCTCTACGGTGAGCGCTTTGGCGGTATTGAACCGCATTTCAAAGACTACAAGTCAGCGGCCTTTGAGGTATTGCAATCCGGACTGCGGGAGGCCCCAGTCCTCACTCGTCTATTTATGCTGCTCGATACCGCCTATCTGATTGCGGTCATCTTGGGTGTGATGCTGGTTCAACAAGGACGGCGGGCGATGCTTGATTGGCACGGACAGCGAGGATTGAGTTTGCTGCAACTGGGCCTCAGAGAATGCGCCAGACTCAGTTATCACCGCTTAATGTTGCCTCTGCTCAAACGGTTGCCTCAGGCTAATCCTCCCCCTGCTTGCGCCTCGAAGCGCAAACGAGAGACTTTAGACACTCGCATTGAATTCTCAAAAGTAGTCAGATTCTCAGCGTGAGACTCTCAAAAGTTTTCTGCACCACCAAGCCCTAGACCCTACTTGACCCAGACGTAATGAACTCGACTGAACAAGGCTATCAAGACCCACAAACAGAGCCGCAATGAAGTGGGCCAGCCTATTTGCAGTTACTTCTGTACCCATCCCCTCACCTCCCCATCCGTTAACGGTCGCTCTAGCTTCACATACTCACTTTGCACCGCCCGCAAAATCGTTTGCATCTTCACAGGCTCATTTGCCTCTGCCGCCACAAACGCTGCATTGAGCGCGATGTTGGCAATATTGCCTCCCGCAACCGATAGCATCGCCAATTTTTTATAATCCAGCTCTTGCGTTGGCGTCTGCGGCGGAAACGCCCGTCGCCAAATTTCCGCCCGCTGGCTCACATTCGGAAACGGGAACTGCACAATAAACCGAATCCGCCGCAAAAACGCCTGATCCAAAGCGCTCTTTAAGTTCGTCGTTAAAATTGCCAAACCGCGATACGCCTCCATGCGCTGCAGCAGATAGCTCACCTCAATATTGGCGTGGCGATCGTGGCTGTCTTTTACCTCCGATCGCTTGCCAAACAGAGCATCCGCCTCATCAAACAGCAACACCGCTCCGCCCCCCTCGGCGGCATCAAACACCCGGCGCAGGTTTTTCTCCGTCTCACCGATGTATTTGCTCACCACCGAACTCAAATCAATGCGATATAAATCTAGCTGCAGCGTATTGGCCAGCACCTCTGCCGCCAACGTCTTGCCCGTGCCACTGGTCCCGGCAAACAGGGCGGCAATGCCTAACCCCCGTCCACTTTTGCCCCCAAACCCCCAGGCTTCGTACACCTGCGTCCGCTGCCGCACATGCACCACCATCTCCTTTAAAACCTGCATCTCCCTCTCCGCTAGCACCAAATCCTCCCAACTTGCCGGTGAGCGAATCTGCTGTGCCAGGTCATCGAGCCGAGGCCGAGCCTGATCTCGGCAATAGGTCCACAGTTGTTCTGTGAGGAGGGTTGGCTCACCCGCTGCCGCCTCTGTTAAATCACTCTGTACCCGTAAGCACACCCCCTGAATTGCCGCCGCATTGAGATTAAAGTGCGACACTAGCTGGTCAATCTGGCCGTTCAACGCTTCAGATAATTCACCCAAGGCTCGTTGCCAAAGCAGCCGCTGTTCTGTCGGGTGGGGGCGGGCGACGGCAAAGGCAACCGTCAAGCGCGATCGCTGCGGGCGTCGCTCCCGCGTTAAGACAATCACCGGGCTAGTTAAGATGTCCAGCAGC is drawn from Leptolyngbya sp. SIO1E4 and contains these coding sequences:
- a CDS encoding transposase; its protein translation is METPLLYRQLHDQLGQWASPQDRRHLQGVAEAVAAILQSQSAVLGKWIPYLSHRGCSARAHLERLAYLLHNDSISAERFYVPLLQAMLEGFEETTVTLVLDTSMLWDQFCLIEVCLAWGGRSLTLAQVVLEHGSATVGFADYREVLETAKAVLPAGCQVMFLADRGFQHRELLRWLQQQGWHWALRVKSDLQVTLVSGNTRTVAQLLPPVQQAYLFEAITVGDELTAHLATAHVPIAGEAWAVLSNQSPSLQTFALYGERFGGIEPHFKDYKSAAFEVLQSGLREAPVLTRLFMLLDTAYLIAVILGVMLVQQGRRAMLDWHGQRGLSLLQLGLRECARLSYHRLMLPLLKRLPQANPPPACASKRKRETLDTRIEFSKVVRFSA
- a CDS encoding FAD-dependent oxidoreductase, with amino-acid sequence MAQVVVVGAGLGGLPTAYELRHLLPHQDHQITLISDKDQFTFTPGLISVMFGHKKMADVQLELDRIVPPKGIEFVNGKATGLDPHKQQITAGDRTLHYDYLVIATGPQLATDAIPGLGPETGYTHSVCNPHHVELASEAWKAFLENPGPVIVGAAPGAGCYGPLYEFMLTVDHELRQRQLRDQVPLTIVTPEPYVGHLGVRGVKNADKIILQLLKEKNIAFIENAQITRIEPETMILANGQQLPFKFSMILPAFYGAKFLREAPGLTDAKGFVPMLPTQQHPDFPNIYSLGVATQLAQPDSTLVPMGLPKSGEMTEGMGMAVAHNIARDLGLLKSAPIKATLGAVCFAEFGRDGIVFMANPVLPNPATGRPDHSFTLRGPWVPLVKQAFEIYYMAKMRLGLAVPWFERLGLKLLLGLSLVKPTVPSTAVQTSEKTAVVSR
- a CDS encoding DUF3365 domain-containing protein; this translates as MFQRFILWGCALGLFMGLWLGCLPEAIAQPLPVELGKAVEEIENLDALRSELASTLEGRDEMPTGETFKQVCKPVGMGAKRLSQENGWQVKQIASRYRNPDHGPDTRFARMALTKFEHDPELQGFWNQETLEGQSGVRYYRRINVEASCLACHGAKADRPDFVKANYPDDKAFNFNVGDLRGLYAVFIPDEVKQVVQTAIESQ
- a CDS encoding ATP-binding protein, whose amino-acid sequence is MQIGDGAWMEANGRYLHGAIARVQAALEQQKRLLEKGDEESAEIAELPPSKLSPPTTLEQLCQAFGLNSFERDVVLLCAGMELVPGWEQLCVAAQGNPQRNYPTFQLAMTALGQPQWQALQPQAALRRWQLVELGPGNALSHSLLRLDEQVLHALLGGQGVDERLARFQIPTPRGGQALAPAHQQLVDQMTQVWVHASEAQPVLPSLQLWGEDAESKQAIALAVCAQLGLARMMLAAEMLPTDPQQLTHLCSLCDREWWLHERVLILNCDCLSHGHAEAEQAIARLLDILTSPVIVLTRERRPQRSRLTVAFAVARPHPTEQRLLWQRALGELSEALNGQIDQLVSHFNLNAAAIQGVCLRVQSDLTEAAAGEPTLLTEQLWTYCRDQARPRLDDLAQQIRSPASWEDLVLAEREMQVLKEMVVHVRQRTQVYEAWGFGGKSGRGLGIAALFAGTSGTGKTLAAEVLANTLQLDLYRIDLSSVVSKYIGETEKNLRRVFDAAEGGGAVLLFDEADALFGKRSEVKDSHDRHANIEVSYLLQRMEAYRGLAILTTNLKSALDQAFLRRIRFIVQFPFPNVSQRAEIWRRAFPPQTPTQELDYKKLAMLSVAGGNIANIALNAAFVAAEANEPVKMQTILRAVQSEYVKLERPLTDGEVRGWVQK
- a CDS encoding DUF3122 domain-containing protein; amino-acid sequence: MKRLRAIALLFSLITVLVLLFPFPAQATIRQLEEAPGQILYQTRAALQDQQGNRWQAIAFKRQPREGAEILSLRLVGFPGAAVIDRDQPLKLLDSLGRTFTAPDASAKLFTDETAPEPHIGQYDLKTVLKDLQPEIPLEIQMPVQDGEPIQLVVAPSILQEWQQLLDH
- a CDS encoding FG-GAP repeat protein encodes the protein MFVPSFNLSDLDGSNGFVLNGINIHDIVGQSVSGAGDINGDGIDDLIIGASLADPNGQYNAGESYVIFGGSAVGSSGSLALSALDGRNGFVLNGINERDSSGRAVSGAGDINGDGIDDLILGAYRADPNGNRYSGESYVVFGGSAVGNSSSLELSALDGSNGFVLKGINTDDRSGASVSDAGDINGDGIDDLIIGAPGGDPNENNGAGESYVVFGGSAVGNSGSLELSALDGSNGFSLNGINNYDGSGRVVSGAGDVNGDGFDDLIIGASGANPNGNNQAGETYVVFGGSAVGSSGSLDLATLEGSNGFSLNGTNPFDSSGRSISGAGDVNGDGFDDLIIGAPGANPNGNNRAGETYVIFGSSTVGSSGNLDLAALDGSNGFVLRGIAAFDALGQSVSGAGDINGDGMDDLIIGATIGDSIGESTGEGKSYAVFGSSDIGSGGSLDLTTLDGSNGFVLNGVNANDFSGYSVSGTGDINGDGVDDFIIGATNAGSGPIDDPGNDESRPGASYVVFGINQANDAPIAADDTFTTHEGVAATIDVLGNDTDVDNDSLSIDGVVQPTHGSVRLNEDNTLTYTPNSGFTGTDSFTYTVTDGNEGTDTATVLIEVLAVIEPAPVLFDYEQFLRSQQPIATVPIETMDGLPLAQLFDEQYYLNQNSDVAAAVSTGGLSSGYQHFVQFGLAEGRNPSVLYDEAFYLANNADIAAAVAADFIDSGLTHFLLFGHEEARDPSSLFNSEDYLTNNPDVVAAVEDGLLQSAFEHYIVFGADENRLPALSLYNEAFYLENNPDAEAAIAEGTVADGLAHFIRIGQQAGLAPSTLYNEASYRSLHPDVDAAVATGLFASGFEHYATFGRFEGRTVS